A window of the Ipomoea triloba cultivar NCNSP0323 chromosome 14, ASM357664v1 genome harbors these coding sequences:
- the LOC116004327 gene encoding uncharacterized protein LOC116004327 isoform X1 — protein sequence MFASQLSRILQALPADVNYDTCSEEKTSMKENQPEIICISDGNKEADVFSFGKKGVLGSNGIVADSDNSEDEFSKARDLDCSLESVENESEGLQVKDEPPNGLCRFIARKTGEEDALLASDTKDSNRYSPELPKLIVCYQESNYYPVKDICVDKAGVPGKVSVESQKDDRAGTNNVSVGCDGDKNNDIRDGSDTELLSGDRSTLQADAMEFLALQKPPEGAEHTAISTREALEPETEPCQKEGNPDKPLAMPMPCSPELQDSEDKAKGNHSITNRDQYGDGEASFSGLGSVTYSGLVPYSGSISLRSDSSTTSTRSFAFPILQSEWNSSPVKMIKSDRRLQKHRGWRQGLLCCRF from the exons ATGTTTGCATCACAACTTTCGCGAATCCTCCAAGCTCTACCCGCTGATGTGAACTATGACACCTG CAGTGAAGAGAAAACAAGCATGAAGGAAAATCAGCCCGAGATTATATGCATAAGCGATGGCAATAAGGAGGCAGATGTGTTTAGCTTTGGCAAAAAAGGCGTGCTTGGTTCGAATGGCATTGTGGCAGATAGTGATAACTCAGAAGACGAATTCTCAAAGGCTCGAGATCTTGATTGTTCTCTCGAGAGTGTTGAAAATGAATCGGAAGGTTTGCAAGTGAAGGATGAGCCCCCGAATGGACTGTGTCGTTTCATTGCTCGAAAAACAGGCGAAGAAGATGCATTATTGGCATCTGATACAAAAGATAGCAACAGATACAGCCCAGAATTGCCCAAATTGATAGTTTGTTACCAAGAGAGTAACTATTATCCTGTCAAAGATATTTGTGTCGATAAGGCGGGGGTACCTGGTAAAGTTTCAGTCGAAAGCCAAAAGGACGATCGTGCTGGCACAAATAATGTTTCTGTAGGCTGTGATGGAGACAAAAATAACGACATAAGAGATGGCTCTGATACCGAATTGCTTTCAGGAGATCGATCAACGCTCCAAGCTGATGCCATGGAATTTCTAGCTCTGCAGAAGCCTCCCGAGGGGGCGGAGCATACTGCAATATCAACGAGAGAGGCGCTCGAGCCTGAAACCGAGCCCTGTCAGAAAGAAGGGAATCCCGATAAACCATTAGCTATGCCTATGCCATGCTCCCCCGAGTTGCAAGATAGCGAGGATAAGGCGAAAGGAAACCATTCGATTACTAACCGGGATCAATATGGCGACGGGGAGGCTAGTTTTTCTGGGCTCGGTTCTGTTACTTACTCGGGCTTGGTACCATATTCTGGGAGCATTTCTCTTCGATCGGATAGCAGCACAACTAGCACCAGATCCTTCGCCTTCCCCAT ATTACAATCAGAGTGGAATAGCAGTCCTGTGAAAATGATAAAATCAGATAGGAGATTGCAGAAGCATAGGGGTTGGAGGCAGGGTCTTCTTTGCTGTAGATTCTAA
- the LOC116004327 gene encoding uncharacterized protein LOC116004327 isoform X2 has product MFASQLSRILQALPADVNYDTCEEKTSMKENQPEIICISDGNKEADVFSFGKKGVLGSNGIVADSDNSEDEFSKARDLDCSLESVENESEGLQVKDEPPNGLCRFIARKTGEEDALLASDTKDSNRYSPELPKLIVCYQESNYYPVKDICVDKAGVPGKVSVESQKDDRAGTNNVSVGCDGDKNNDIRDGSDTELLSGDRSTLQADAMEFLALQKPPEGAEHTAISTREALEPETEPCQKEGNPDKPLAMPMPCSPELQDSEDKAKGNHSITNRDQYGDGEASFSGLGSVTYSGLVPYSGSISLRSDSSTTSTRSFAFPILQSEWNSSPVKMIKSDRRLQKHRGWRQGLLCCRF; this is encoded by the exons ATGTTTGCATCACAACTTTCGCGAATCCTCCAAGCTCTACCCGCTGATGTGAACTATGACACCTG TGAAGAGAAAACAAGCATGAAGGAAAATCAGCCCGAGATTATATGCATAAGCGATGGCAATAAGGAGGCAGATGTGTTTAGCTTTGGCAAAAAAGGCGTGCTTGGTTCGAATGGCATTGTGGCAGATAGTGATAACTCAGAAGACGAATTCTCAAAGGCTCGAGATCTTGATTGTTCTCTCGAGAGTGTTGAAAATGAATCGGAAGGTTTGCAAGTGAAGGATGAGCCCCCGAATGGACTGTGTCGTTTCATTGCTCGAAAAACAGGCGAAGAAGATGCATTATTGGCATCTGATACAAAAGATAGCAACAGATACAGCCCAGAATTGCCCAAATTGATAGTTTGTTACCAAGAGAGTAACTATTATCCTGTCAAAGATATTTGTGTCGATAAGGCGGGGGTACCTGGTAAAGTTTCAGTCGAAAGCCAAAAGGACGATCGTGCTGGCACAAATAATGTTTCTGTAGGCTGTGATGGAGACAAAAATAACGACATAAGAGATGGCTCTGATACCGAATTGCTTTCAGGAGATCGATCAACGCTCCAAGCTGATGCCATGGAATTTCTAGCTCTGCAGAAGCCTCCCGAGGGGGCGGAGCATACTGCAATATCAACGAGAGAGGCGCTCGAGCCTGAAACCGAGCCCTGTCAGAAAGAAGGGAATCCCGATAAACCATTAGCTATGCCTATGCCATGCTCCCCCGAGTTGCAAGATAGCGAGGATAAGGCGAAAGGAAACCATTCGATTACTAACCGGGATCAATATGGCGACGGGGAGGCTAGTTTTTCTGGGCTCGGTTCTGTTACTTACTCGGGCTTGGTACCATATTCTGGGAGCATTTCTCTTCGATCGGATAGCAGCACAACTAGCACCAGATCCTTCGCCTTCCCCAT ATTACAATCAGAGTGGAATAGCAGTCCTGTGAAAATGATAAAATCAGATAGGAGATTGCAGAAGCATAGGGGTTGGAGGCAGGGTCTTCTTTGCTGTAGATTCTAA
- the LOC116003656 gene encoding 40S ribosomal protein S10-1-like: MIIPEKNRREISKYLFQEGVCYAKKDYNLAKHPLIDVPNLQVIKLMQSFKSKEYVRETFAWMHYYWYLTNDGIEFLRTYLNLPSEIVPNTLKKSAKPLGRPMGGPPGDRPRGPPRFGDGERRFGDRDGYRGGPRGPPGEFGGEKGGAPADYQPAFRGGAGGRPGFGRGAGGFGGGAPPSSSFS, encoded by the exons ATG atcaTTCCTGAGAAGAACCGAAGAGAGATCTCAAAATATCTCTTCCAAG AGGGGGTGTGCTATGCCAAAAAGGATTACAATTTGGCGAAGCATCCGTTGATTGATGTGCCGAATCTCCAGGTGATAAAGCTTATGCAGAGCTTTAAATCGAAGGAGTATGTGAGGGAAACTTTTGCTTGGATGCACTACTATTGGTATCTTACAAACGACGGCATTGAATTCCTCAGGACGTACCTTAACCTTCCCTCTGAGATTGTCCCCAACACTCTTAAAAAGTCTGCCAAGCCCCTCGGCAGGCCAATGGGCGGCCCTCCCGGTGACCGTCCacg TGGACCACCCAGGTTTGGTGATGGGGAGAGAAGGTTCGGTGACAGAGATGGATACCGAGGAGGTCCACGAGGCCCACCCGGTGAATTTGGAGGCGAGAAGGGTGGAGCTCCTGCTGATTACCAGCCTGCCTTCAGG GGTGGTGCGGGAGGAAGACCTGGATTTGGTCGCGGTGCTGGAGGATTTGGTGGCGGTGCACCCCCAAGTTCAAGCTTCTCTTAA